In one window of Candidatus Sulfuricurvum sp. RIFRC-1 DNA:
- a CDS encoding efflux RND transporter permease subunit yields MYKKFENYLLALLSSPSKKKQVLWGTLIAFILAVALIPSELVLAKMLPGKNNDTYSIYVDLANGSSIEQTRSVTDCTIGILQHEKEALDAEVFLGTGSPLDFAGLIKGSHFKNSENVAEIVINLTKKHDRDEPSYMMVQRLRPIVQKECGNLYPQTNIKFVEPPAGPPTMAAIVAEVYGNNTAGVRHLSTRIEGVFQKTEGLVDIDIMQDEIYDKFEVRVNSDKITRSALDVKHVNDILYLAFEGMGIAVKNSQNATDQIPIFLTLTPEGKKFASRDQRAIEMKLSSLTLLNGMGMMVPITEVVDIVAVKSNPMIMSKDLHQMTNVVAETDMVSQVYPLMDARNMILDTFSDEYEIHKIGLFNLELIDKKSKERYELLWDGEMEVTLDTFVDLGGAFIAALILIFLLMVIYYKSFILSGIVLLGSFLSIIGVLFGHLIMDIFTADTFFLTATSLIGFIALIGISSRNSLLLIDFTKSLMVDKGMHKKEAIAYATATRAKPIFLTAAAIILASTLLASDAVFGGLGVSLIFGTIAAVIASLIVVPVLIHNSELERHFNFHERKAVSIMEP; encoded by the coding sequence ATGTATAAAAAATTTGAAAACTATCTCCTCGCCCTTCTCTCTTCACCATCGAAGAAAAAGCAGGTTTTATGGGGTACATTGATCGCATTCATCCTCGCCGTTGCGCTCATCCCGAGCGAACTGGTTTTAGCCAAAATGCTGCCGGGTAAAAACAATGATACCTACAGTATCTATGTCGATTTGGCCAACGGAAGCTCAATCGAACAAACCCGCAGTGTGACCGATTGTACAATCGGTATTTTACAGCATGAGAAAGAAGCACTTGACGCCGAGGTCTTTTTAGGAACAGGGTCACCTCTGGATTTTGCAGGACTCATCAAAGGATCGCATTTCAAAAACAGTGAAAATGTTGCCGAAATCGTTATCAATCTTACCAAAAAACATGACCGTGACGAACCCTCTTATATGATGGTTCAGCGTCTACGCCCGATAGTCCAAAAAGAGTGCGGCAATCTCTATCCTCAGACCAATATTAAATTTGTCGAACCACCGGCCGGTCCTCCGACAATGGCGGCTATCGTTGCCGAAGTGTACGGGAACAACACTGCCGGTGTACGTCATTTAAGTACACGTATCGAAGGGGTATTCCAAAAAACCGAAGGTTTAGTGGATATCGATATTATGCAAGATGAGATTTACGATAAATTTGAGGTTCGTGTAAACAGTGACAAAATCACCCGTTCAGCCCTTGATGTCAAACACGTCAACGACATCCTCTATCTAGCCTTTGAGGGGATGGGAATAGCGGTTAAGAACTCCCAAAATGCAACCGATCAAATCCCGATTTTCTTGACCTTGACCCCTGAGGGAAAGAAATTCGCATCACGTGATCAACGTGCCATTGAGATGAAACTCTCCTCTCTCACCCTCCTCAACGGCATGGGGATGATGGTACCGATCACCGAGGTTGTCGATATCGTTGCGGTTAAATCCAATCCGATGATTATGTCAAAAGATCTTCATCAAATGACCAATGTCGTCGCTGAAACCGACATGGTTTCACAAGTCTATCCTTTGATGGATGCCCGCAACATGATTTTGGACACGTTTAGCGATGAATACGAAATTCATAAAATCGGTCTCTTCAATCTAGAACTGATTGATAAAAAAAGCAAAGAGCGCTATGAGTTGTTGTGGGATGGCGAAATGGAAGTCACCCTCGATACGTTTGTCGATCTCGGCGGTGCTTTCATCGCGGCACTGATCCTTATTTTCTTGCTGATGGTGATTTACTACAAAAGTTTTATCCTCAGCGGTATCGTATTGCTCGGAAGTTTCCTCTCCATCATCGGCGTTCTTTTCGGTCACTTGATTATGGATATCTTTACGGCGGATACCTTCTTCCTCACGGCGACGTCACTCATCGGCTTTATTGCCTTGATCGGTATCAGTTCTCGGAATTCACTACTATTGATCGATTTTACCAAATCGCTGATGGTTGATAAAGGGATGCATAAAAAAGAGGCGATCGCCTATGCTACCGCAACGCGTGCAAAACCGATTTTCCTGACCGCAGCCGCCATTATCCTCGCATCGACCCTTTTAGCCAGTGATGCCGTATTTGGAGGGCTTGGAGTTTCTCTTATTTTTGGTACAATAGCAGCAGTCATCGCGTCGCTCATTGTTGTACCGGTTCTGATTCATAACTCTGAATTGGAACGTCATTTCAATTTTCATGAGCGTAAAGCGGTCTCGATAATGGAGCCCTGA
- a CDS encoding TolC family protein, translating to MTNLSRIFSASLFIGSCHLMAAGLSLPAALEILDNNNLEIKTANLDLQSAQSDTSIAKGYNYGSLDFTQNAMRSNDAGNVFGFKLSSREADFGDFGFNDFLNNMGLIGSNNAQLLAIQPKDLNYPGYQNYFQSKLTYMVPLYTGGKLSAYSDISEKMESIKKLDADQMKTEKRYELRKSYYDMALLQNSIDHMQTIHKNISTLERTTNMMIQEGYAKKVDLLEVEARKANVDRSIIEMEANKKLLYHYLSFLLNEHVSEIELPRNDYPTSALSEADILANNTDLQKANNGLEIREKMVDLAYAPFLPVIGAFAEASTADNTFLGDFSDHKGYTIGARLSWNLFNGGVDKYSLEKARIEKLKTSTQVELAKKGIALQYDKIRTEIESLNTQVKSLEKEQELADQIYKNYEGRYHEHLASMSDVIIKQSQQIEKVLNLQMVKNKRNERIFALEKLSNGVK from the coding sequence ATGACAAACCTTTCACGTATTTTCAGCGCTTCGCTCTTCATTGGTTCATGCCACCTCATGGCAGCTGGGCTATCGCTCCCTGCAGCACTGGAAATTTTAGACAATAACAACCTTGAAATCAAAACGGCAAATCTCGATCTGCAAAGTGCACAGAGCGATACTTCCATCGCAAAAGGGTACAACTACGGCTCTTTGGACTTTACCCAAAATGCTATGCGTTCAAACGATGCGGGAAATGTATTCGGATTCAAACTCAGTTCACGGGAAGCGGATTTTGGAGATTTCGGATTTAACGATTTCTTAAATAATATGGGATTAATAGGTTCTAACAATGCTCAATTATTAGCAATTCAACCTAAAGACCTTAACTACCCCGGCTATCAAAACTATTTTCAAAGCAAACTCACCTATATGGTTCCCCTCTACACCGGCGGCAAACTAAGTGCGTATAGCGATATCAGCGAAAAAATGGAAAGCATCAAAAAACTCGATGCTGATCAGATGAAAACCGAGAAACGGTACGAATTGCGTAAAAGCTATTACGATATGGCACTCTTGCAAAACTCCATCGACCATATGCAAACAATCCATAAAAATATCTCGACGTTAGAGCGCACAACAAATATGATGATCCAAGAGGGATATGCCAAAAAAGTCGATCTTCTCGAAGTGGAAGCGCGTAAAGCAAACGTAGATCGCAGTATCATAGAGATGGAAGCCAACAAAAAACTCCTCTATCACTATCTCAGTTTTCTCCTTAACGAACATGTTAGCGAAATTGAACTTCCTCGAAACGATTATCCTACGTCAGCGCTCAGTGAAGCGGACATTTTGGCCAACAATACCGATTTGCAAAAAGCAAACAACGGCTTAGAGATACGTGAAAAGATGGTTGATCTCGCCTACGCACCGTTTCTCCCCGTAATCGGGGCTTTTGCCGAAGCTTCAACTGCTGATAATACTTTTTTAGGTGATTTTAGCGATCACAAAGGCTACACAATCGGTGCACGCCTCAGCTGGAATCTCTTTAACGGAGGAGTAGATAAATACTCCCTAGAGAAAGCCCGAATTGAAAAGCTTAAAACCTCTACGCAGGTTGAACTCGCTAAAAAAGGAATTGCGTTACAATATGACAAAATCCGTACCGAAATCGAAAGCTTAAATACACAAGTCAAAAGCTTGGAAAAAGAGCAGGAATTGGCCGATCAAATCTATAAAAACTATGAGGGGCGTTACCATGAACACCTCGCATCAATGTCCGATGTAATTATTAAACAATCGCAACAGATTGAAAAAGTTCTCAACCTTCAAATGGTCAAAAACAAACGAAACGAGCGCATCTTCGCCCTCGAAAAACTTAGTAACGGAGTAAAATAA
- a CDS encoding efflux RND transporter permease subunit: MHTPHSYQPTDSAGKLAKGFLRNPLTPILGIFLLIIGYMALMLMPREENPQMVVSGSTVIIALPGATASEVENVIVKPLERKLKEVKGIEHIHGMAMDNVAVINAAFYIGEAKENSNLKIYDKIMQNMSILPKGAMQPIIKPLDIDVDIPIVSVAFYSNNPKMDPTLLYDHVKEIQHHINGLPNVAVTDIRGAKKHQYNVLVDMNRLSGYNLSLGQIVMATQSLAYNVPEIKGKTQSNEIVMIGVRNAIESVEDVGNIIVAQYGGSAIYLRDVATITAGSDIQNFKSALVTVKGEDGKFSPLKDQITLTVSKLQGTNAVIIADAVKEELEKYKEQMAAQGINYVITRNDGERANEAVNELVFHLLLSIVIIAILLIFVLGWRESLIVTFTVPAILAITLFIAYITGQTVNRITLFAFLLSLGLLVDAAIIVIENIHRHFHAPGAHERDADELMIEATDEIGAPTNIATLAIILTMVPMAFVGQMMGQFMKPIPANVPVALVASLFVAYIFTPYLAIRLLKKPEHHGETH, translated from the coding sequence ATGCACACCCCTCACTCCTACCAACCTACCGATTCTGCCGGAAAACTCGCCAAGGGATTTTTACGTAATCCCCTCACCCCGATTTTGGGGATTTTTCTCCTTATTATCGGTTATATGGCCCTTATGCTCATGCCTCGTGAAGAGAACCCGCAAATGGTCGTCAGCGGTTCCACCGTTATTATCGCCCTCCCGGGTGCTACCGCCAGTGAAGTCGAAAATGTCATTGTCAAACCATTAGAGCGCAAACTCAAAGAGGTTAAGGGGATCGAACATATTCACGGTATGGCGATGGATAATGTAGCCGTCATCAACGCCGCGTTTTATATCGGTGAAGCCAAAGAAAACTCCAACCTCAAAATCTATGACAAAATTATGCAAAACATGAGCATCCTCCCAAAAGGTGCCATGCAGCCCATCATTAAACCGCTCGATATCGATGTTGATATCCCGATTGTCTCCGTCGCTTTTTATTCCAATAATCCGAAAATGGACCCGACGCTCCTTTACGATCACGTCAAAGAGATTCAACACCACATTAATGGACTCCCTAACGTCGCCGTTACCGATATTCGGGGAGCCAAAAAACATCAATACAACGTATTGGTCGATATGAACCGTCTCAGCGGCTATAACCTATCACTCGGACAAATCGTCATGGCAACACAGTCCCTTGCCTATAACGTACCTGAGATCAAAGGGAAAACGCAAAGCAATGAAATCGTCATGATCGGTGTGCGCAACGCGATAGAGAGTGTCGAAGACGTCGGCAATATCATCGTTGCCCAATACGGCGGATCGGCGATCTATCTGCGGGATGTTGCGACGATTACTGCCGGAAGCGATATCCAAAATTTCAAATCAGCTCTCGTCACCGTAAAAGGGGAAGATGGCAAATTCTCACCGCTCAAAGATCAAATCACCCTCACCGTCTCCAAACTCCAAGGGACCAATGCGGTGATTATCGCCGACGCGGTTAAAGAAGAACTCGAAAAATACAAAGAGCAAATGGCCGCGCAGGGGATCAACTACGTTATTACCCGAAATGACGGTGAACGTGCCAATGAAGCGGTTAATGAACTCGTTTTTCACCTCCTCCTATCCATCGTCATTATCGCAATTTTGCTCATCTTTGTATTGGGATGGCGTGAATCGTTGATCGTAACTTTTACGGTTCCGGCGATCTTGGCAATCACCCTCTTTATCGCTTACATCACAGGACAAACCGTCAATCGTATCACCCTCTTTGCATTTTTACTGAGTCTTGGGCTTCTCGTCGATGCGGCGATCATCGTTATCGAAAATATTCACCGCCATTTTCATGCACCGGGAGCGCATGAGAGAGATGCCGATGAGTTGATGATCGAAGCAACCGATGAGATCGGAGCACCGACGAATATCGCGACACTGGCCATTATCCTTACGATGGTACCGATGGCGTTTGTGGGACAAATGATGGGTCAGTTTATGAAACCGATTCCGGCCAATGTCCCTGTTGCTCTCGTCGCATCACTTTTTGTTGCCTATATCTTTACCCCGTATTTAGCAATACGATTGCTCAAAAAACCCGAACACCACGGAGAGACTCACTGA
- the efp gene encoding elongation factor P, producing MATIGMGDIKKGVRLEITGVPYKVVEFQHVKPGKGAAFVRCKVKSFINGKVIEKTIHAGDKFEVPNLVHTTMQFLYDDGEMLQFMDNESYEQLGLTYDQCEDAMKWIKDGTSVQMIFHNGNAISVEAPEIMELKIVETPPNFKGDTSSGSKKPATLETGAVVQVPYHVLEGDIIRVNTVEGEYMEKVK from the coding sequence ATGGCAACAATCGGTATGGGTGATATCAAAAAAGGTGTACGTTTGGAGATTACGGGTGTTCCGTATAAAGTAGTTGAGTTCCAACACGTTAAACCGGGCAAAGGGGCGGCGTTTGTCCGTTGTAAAGTAAAGAGTTTTATCAACGGTAAAGTGATCGAAAAAACGATCCATGCGGGGGATAAATTCGAAGTACCGAATCTTGTTCATACTACGATGCAATTTTTGTATGACGATGGCGAAATGCTTCAGTTTATGGATAACGAAAGCTATGAGCAACTCGGTCTTACGTACGATCAATGTGAAGATGCAATGAAATGGATCAAAGACGGTACCAGCGTTCAAATGATCTTCCATAACGGTAACGCGATCAGTGTTGAAGCACCGGAAATTATGGAACTCAAAATCGTAGAAACTCCACCGAACTTTAAAGGTGATACTTCGAGCGGTTCTAAAAAACCGGCTACTTTGGAAACGGGCGCCGTGGTTCAAGTTCCTTACCATGTACTTGAAGGTGATATTATCCGTGTTAACACCGTTGAGGGTGAATACATGGAGAAAGTAAAATAA
- a CDS encoding flagellar assembly protein A: protein MADLLQTANAQGIPADDLDFDLLSYETYFKGTIDEDWQNLRDCILLDRTTESEIRSKIFIIRQEYQIRIHEYKAHPYLDLRFSLASDKSKSKVVAIIEPSSKIPLKKGVQEWLKEAIRAKMLRHEFLVGLYDGNLDREINRLLLKIQKEGPLSAHYKLPIGEFFPPVLPIDDKIILHFKQNKESKSFIEGVQPGELIFEYIFPKHGRDGRGCDGSFIEVPEPKVKYASYIVINEETIYSEEDASSIRFYASVSGFVERKKGTFTVSQELHIESASFKKTGSIETGLEKEISLKIKRNESNEDSIGSGVTIDVQKLDVSGTVGGNSKIQACEVNIGAQTHRNSHINVTEVANIHLHRGNLTAKEANIDILESGKVEADIVRVKKMVGGELTAREIHIDILYSNARITALESITIGTIEGEGNKLIIDPHSIECYQDKISALEIDIRDKVSRIQMESKEFANRQLSFKEKNSRIKQIQQRVINAQKSGAESMKADLIRLQQYKIEAETLKKSHEDIKLSEEHLIALKDELNKLYAADLHAVVTHHGIYNGKNRIVFIDPKTRQEYGITPEGKVTHIRLRQEGDEKKILLES, encoded by the coding sequence ATGGCTGATTTGCTTCAGACTGCGAATGCTCAGGGTATCCCTGCGGATGATCTTGACTTTGATCTCCTCTCCTATGAAACCTATTTCAAAGGGACCATTGACGAAGATTGGCAAAATCTTCGTGATTGTATTCTTTTAGATCGTACCACTGAAAGTGAAATCCGTTCAAAGATTTTTATCATTCGACAAGAGTATCAAATCCGCATTCATGAATACAAAGCGCACCCTTATCTCGATTTACGTTTTTCTCTCGCAAGCGACAAATCCAAATCCAAAGTTGTTGCCATCATCGAGCCCTCTTCCAAAATTCCCCTAAAAAAAGGGGTTCAAGAGTGGCTGAAAGAGGCAATAAGAGCTAAAATGCTCCGTCATGAGTTTCTTGTCGGACTCTATGATGGTAATCTTGATCGTGAGATCAATCGTCTTCTGTTAAAAATCCAAAAAGAGGGACCGCTGAGCGCTCACTATAAACTTCCCATCGGAGAATTCTTCCCTCCTGTTCTCCCGATTGACGATAAAATTATTCTCCATTTTAAACAAAACAAAGAATCAAAAAGTTTTATTGAAGGGGTTCAGCCGGGAGAATTGATTTTTGAATATATTTTCCCTAAACATGGACGCGACGGACGGGGATGTGATGGAAGTTTCATCGAAGTACCCGAACCGAAAGTTAAATACGCCTCGTATATCGTTATCAATGAAGAGACGATCTACAGCGAAGAGGATGCAAGCAGTATCCGTTTTTACGCCAGTGTTTCAGGTTTTGTAGAACGTAAAAAAGGCACTTTTACCGTTTCCCAAGAGCTCCATATCGAAAGTGCAAGTTTCAAAAAAACCGGTTCCATTGAAACAGGCTTAGAAAAAGAGATTTCTCTAAAAATCAAACGTAATGAATCCAACGAAGATTCGATCGGTTCTGGCGTTACAATCGATGTTCAAAAACTCGATGTGAGCGGTACCGTCGGCGGAAATTCAAAAATTCAGGCTTGCGAAGTGAATATCGGAGCGCAAACCCATCGCAATTCTCATATCAATGTTACCGAAGTGGCCAATATCCATCTTCATCGCGGCAATCTTACCGCCAAAGAAGCCAACATTGATATCTTAGAAAGCGGAAAAGTCGAAGCCGATATCGTACGGGTAAAAAAAATGGTAGGAGGAGAACTTACTGCTCGTGAAATTCATATCGATATCCTCTATTCCAATGCCCGTATTACGGCTCTCGAATCGATCACTATCGGGACGATTGAAGGGGAAGGAAATAAGCTCATCATCGATCCCCACAGTATCGAATGTTATCAGGATAAGATTTCTGCCCTAGAGATTGATATTCGGGACAAAGTCTCCCGTATTCAGATGGAGAGTAAAGAGTTTGCGAATCGTCAACTCTCATTTAAAGAAAAAAACAGCCGCATCAAACAGATACAGCAACGCGTTATCAATGCACAGAAAAGCGGAGCTGAATCGATGAAGGCCGATCTTATCCGTCTGCAACAGTACAAAATCGAAGCAGAAACTCTTAAAAAATCGCATGAGGATATTAAGCTCTCCGAAGAACATCTCATTGCCCTGAAAGATGAACTGAATAAACTTTACGCAGCCGATTTACATGCCGTAGTAACGCATCACGGTATCTATAACGGAAAAAATCGGATCGTTTTTATCGATCCTAAAACCCGTCAAGAATACGGTATAACTCCGGAGGGAAAAGTAACGCATATTCGACTTCGCCAAGAGGGTGATGAGAAAAAAATACTATTAGAATCCTAA
- a CDS encoding YaiI/YqxD family protein encodes MKILVDADAFPNALKEILLRAVLKRQITTIFIANKQIGIPNVHHITMEVVAQGPDEADHRIAELCEACDIVITADIPLADRIVTKGSVGLDPRGTIYDENNIKHLLAMRNLMEELRNNGEITGGPSAIGEKTVRAFADGLNKLLSKRL; translated from the coding sequence ATGAAAATACTTGTCGATGCCGATGCTTTCCCGAATGCCCTTAAAGAGATACTCCTTCGCGCCGTATTGAAACGGCAAATCACGACGATTTTTATTGCCAATAAACAGATCGGAATCCCTAATGTTCATCATATCACGATGGAAGTGGTGGCACAGGGACCCGATGAAGCCGATCACCGTATCGCCGAGCTGTGCGAAGCGTGTGATATCGTCATCACCGCCGATATTCCTCTCGCCGATCGTATCGTTACGAAAGGTTCAGTCGGACTCGATCCGCGCGGAACGATTTACGATGAGAACAACATAAAACACCTCCTCGCGATGCGTAACCTGATGGAAGAACTGCGCAATAACGGAGAGATCACCGGAGGGCCTAGTGCTATCGGGGAAAAAACGGTTCGAGCGTTTGCCGACGGGTTGAATAAGCTGCTCTCTAAACGGCTGTAA
- a CDS encoding efflux RND transporter periplasmic adaptor subunit, which yields MKFWITTLALSATLSAAGLSLSGSVISDNQKMITSRNMGFVTSVNVSEGSRVSKGQLLYTIDSKEIDSAKTQVELGIAQAELSLQMYQNQYANLELNLERNKRLLAQDMVSKFEVENLELSKKNLQNMIHIGERQVNQAKARLKEVDNQYNYLRITAPNSGVVVAKNIKVGEMAMPGMPAIVLSDLNALKIEVEVAENNLKLVPVGKRVKVSVPSVGFIGIGKVSAIIPSSNPMTHTFKIKVSFSARQTVYPGMYATIEIE from the coding sequence ATGAAATTTTGGATCACGACACTCGCACTCTCAGCCACCCTTAGTGCCGCAGGACTTAGCCTCTCAGGAAGTGTTATCAGCGATAACCAAAAAATGATCACCAGCCGTAATATGGGATTTGTCACCAGTGTTAATGTCTCTGAGGGTTCACGCGTTTCCAAAGGACAGCTCCTCTATACCATCGATTCCAAAGAGATCGATTCGGCAAAAACCCAAGTGGAACTCGGAATTGCCCAAGCGGAACTTTCCCTTCAGATGTACCAAAACCAATACGCCAATTTGGAACTGAACTTAGAGCGTAACAAACGTCTTTTGGCTCAGGATATGGTGAGCAAATTCGAGGTCGAAAACCTCGAACTCTCGAAAAAGAATCTCCAGAACATGATCCATATCGGTGAACGTCAAGTCAATCAGGCCAAAGCACGTCTCAAAGAGGTCGATAACCAATACAACTATCTCCGTATCACCGCACCCAACAGCGGTGTCGTCGTTGCCAAAAATATCAAAGTGGGTGAAATGGCAATGCCGGGAATGCCGGCAATCGTACTCTCTGATTTGAACGCTCTCAAAATCGAAGTCGAAGTCGCCGAAAATAATCTCAAACTTGTTCCTGTTGGAAAAAGAGTCAAAGTATCCGTCCCATCGGTAGGTTTCATCGGAATCGGAAAAGTGAGTGCCATCATCCCAAGCTCCAATCCGATGACGCACACGTTTAAAATTAAAGTATCGTTCAGTGCTAGACAAACGGTTTATCCCGGAATGTACGCCACCATTGAAATCGAATAG
- a CDS encoding DJ-1 family glyoxalase III, protein MLKVLVPIATGFEEIEAISIIDVLRRAGIEVIMGALDEVLHVKGAHDIIVECNRSITGLSADELDMIVLPGGWGGTKALAQDAGVQNLLKAMDAKGKNIGAICAAPFALESAGVLKEGYTCYPSIENEIKTGGFRGAEHAVVESGNIMTSRGPGTAICFGLAIVKKLVGNETYEGLKSGLLADYCATI, encoded by the coding sequence ATGCTAAAAGTTTTAGTCCCTATTGCGACAGGTTTTGAAGAGATCGAGGCGATCAGTATTATCGATGTTTTGCGCCGTGCGGGAATTGAGGTAATTATGGGGGCTTTGGATGAGGTTCTTCACGTCAAAGGTGCCCACGATATCATTGTCGAGTGTAACCGATCCATCACAGGCTTAAGTGCTGATGAACTCGATATGATCGTACTTCCCGGCGGATGGGGTGGAACGAAAGCTCTTGCGCAGGATGCAGGGGTTCAAAATCTCCTCAAAGCGATGGACGCAAAAGGTAAAAATATCGGAGCGATTTGTGCTGCACCGTTTGCTCTGGAGAGTGCAGGGGTACTTAAAGAGGGGTACACCTGCTATCCGAGTATTGAAAATGAGATAAAAACAGGCGGGTTTAGAGGTGCGGAGCATGCAGTTGTCGAAAGTGGTAATATTATGACCTCACGCGGACCGGGAACAGCTATCTGTTTTGGTCTTGCTATCGTTAAAAAACTGGTTGGAAATGAAACCTATGAAGGGTTGAAGAGTGGATTGCTCGCCGATTACTGTGCGACAATTTAG
- a CDS encoding DUF1566 domain-containing protein gives MDCSPITVRQFSFLLPLLSTLAWGEVHVSKSESYIQEQAHEYCRNLGSSWRQMSIQELFSLPEPAPFGENFSYWSSNRAPSDNTEIGTGSEGDGGIIAMVGYSFYPKERNITLSPPSKKIAAACTNTLEKKPSQNYRITSKGVEDKNSALLWHLLETTDKRAKYTYELAQEQCKNLTLSARTWRLPTTDELYGIVDYTYFRPSVDMKYFGAMMHRYYWTSDTLNEREAYVVGFKLGSVATVSKTESAYVRCVSDLN, from the coding sequence GTGGATTGCTCGCCGATTACTGTGCGACAATTTAGTTTTTTACTCCCGTTACTCTCCACTTTGGCATGGGGTGAGGTTCATGTCTCTAAGAGTGAGTCCTATATTCAAGAACAAGCCCATGAATATTGCCGAAATTTAGGTTCTTCTTGGCGGCAGATGTCGATACAAGAGCTTTTTTCTCTCCCTGAACCTGCTCCCTTTGGTGAAAACTTTAGTTATTGGTCATCCAATCGAGCTCCTTCGGACAATACGGAAATAGGGACGGGAAGTGAAGGGGATGGAGGGATTATCGCGATGGTTGGGTACAGCTTTTATCCCAAAGAGCGTAATATTACCCTCTCACCCCCGAGTAAAAAAATTGCCGCTGCGTGTACGAACACACTTGAAAAGAAACCCTCTCAAAATTATCGGATAACATCGAAGGGGGTAGAAGATAAAAATTCTGCTCTTTTATGGCATTTACTGGAAACTACCGACAAACGAGCTAAATATACGTATGAGTTAGCACAAGAGCAGTGTAAAAACCTCACTTTGAGCGCTCGAACATGGCGTTTGCCGACTACGGATGAACTTTATGGTATCGTCGATTACACCTATTTTCGTCCGAGTGTGGATATGAAATATTTTGGGGCGATGATGCATCGTTACTATTGGACAAGCGATACGTTGAATGAGCGTGAAGCATATGTCGTAGGGTTTAAGCTCGGTTCCGTCGCTACGGTTAGCAAAACAGAATCGGCATACGTGCGATGTGTAAGTGATTTGAATTAG